The Cellulophaga lytica DSM 7489 nucleotide sequence ACAAACAGAAGCAAAAATTATTGATGAAACTTCCTATGAAGATGTGTTAAGCACGTATAATAAAGTACATTTTATAGGTTCTGGAGCAGCCAAAATTAAAGATACGTTACAAAGTAATAAAGCAGTATATATTTTAGATGCTGTACCTTCTGCAAAAGAAATGTGTGCATTGTCTTTTGTAAAGTTTACAAATGTAGCTTTAGAAGATGTGGCTTATTTTGAGCCTTATTATTTAAAGGATTTTATGCTTCAAAAACCTAAATCCAAAAAATAACCTCATTTAACGGTAGTTAAATGAGGTTATGGTTTTATTTATTTAAAATTTAATTATTGACCTTGATACATAACACGTTGTGGAAAAGGAATTTCAATGTTATTATCATCAAACCTAAGTTTTAATTCTTCCATAACGTAAAAGTGTGCTTCCCAAAAATCTTCGTTTTTAGCCCAAAAACGTAATGAAAGGTTTACAGAGCTATCTGCAAGTTCTGCAACATATACCTCTGGCGCAGGATCTTTTAATATTGTTTCTTTTTCGCTACAAATTTGTAAAAGTATTTCTTTAGCTAGTTTAATATTAGAGCTATAACCAATGCCAACTGTAATTTTATCTCTACGTGTACTTTCTATATTGTAGTTTACAATGTTGTTGTTAGACAATTCGCCGTTTGGTATAATTGCAACTTGGTTACCAAAAGTATTTAGCTTGGTAGTAAAAATAGATATTTCTTTAACTGTACCGTCTATACCTTGTGCTGTTATAAAATCTCCAACCTTAAAAGGCTTAAACAATAAAATTAAAACACCACCAGCAAAATTAGCTAAAGAACCCTGTAAAGCTAAGCCAATTGCTAAACCAGCGGCACCTATAACAGCTACTAGAGAAGAAGATTGTACGCCTAATTGTGTAATTACTAATACAAATAAAACTACTTTAAGAGCAATTTTTATAAAGCTCTGTAAAAAAGATTCTAGAGTTGGGTCATAATCCTTAACCGAAAAGAATTTAGCAACCATACGGTTAATAAATTTAGTAACCCATAGTCCAACAATTAATATTAAAGCTGCCGCTATTAGGTCTGGTAAAAACTCCCAAAACTTTCCTATAAATTTTTCTGCATATTCTTCGTAGTCTGATAAGAAATCCATCTTCATATTTATTTAATGTTTTTATGCAAAGCAAAGAAAAAATATAGTTTTATAAATGGGCTTTAACATTATATTCATACTCATTTTAATGGTTTAAAAATAATGCCGTGTAACTTTATTAGGCTGTCTTTATCAATTGTTTATTTGTTGTATTGGTAATTGTATGTAAATTTTAATTTAAGACTGTAAAGACCTTGTAATGGCTTATTTTATTAATAGTTACTAATAGTTTAAAAAGTTAATTTAAAGTAAAATTAATAGTGCTTTAAAATGCAAATAGCGCCCGTTAGGCGCTATTTGTTTGTGTTATTCTGTGTAGTAAACGTTATTTTACTTCAAAAGTAATTTTAAGGTTTACTCTAAATTCTGTTACTTCACCATCATTTACAATTGCGCTTTGGTCCTGCACATAAACAGATTTAATGTTTTTTACAGATTTAGATGCTTGCACAACTGCTTTTTTTGTTGCGTCTTCCCAACTCTTATCAGAGTTAGATAATACTTCAATAACTTTTAAAATTGCCATAATTAATGTGTTTAGATTTCTCTAAAAATAGCAAAATTAATTCACATTTAAAACTGATTGTTAACCATTTAAGGCAACTACCTCTCCAATTTTGTCTCCCATCATATTTTTTAGCATATTTTCTATACCGTTTTTAAGGGTAAAAGTTGAAGACGGACAACCACTACATGCTCCTTGTAAAATTACATTTACTTTTTTGGTATTTTCATCATAAGACTTAAACATAATGTTGCCGCCATCACTAGCTACAGCAGGTTTTACATACTCTTCTAAAATATCTATAATTTGTTTAGAGGTATCGTCTAAGTTTTCATCTTGTAATTGTGTAGCAGGCGCTTCTTGTTTTTGCTTACTTATGCTATTGGCAGATACAACTTCTTTTCCTTCAGTTAAAAAAGCCTGAATGCTTTCTCTTAATTCTAGCGTTATTTCATTCCAATCTGCTTCATCTGTTTTTGTAACAGAAATATAGTTTTCATCTAAAAAGACTTCTTTAACATATGGGAACTGAAATAAAGTTGTAGCTAAGTCAGAATCTTTTGCTTCTTCTTTGTTTTTAAACTCAAAAATTGTTGGTACAATTAATTTATTAGCTACAAAACGCATAGCTGCTGGGTTAGGTGTGTTTTCTGCGTATACTGTTGCAGGCACACTTTGTGGATCTTCTTGTTCATGTACCACAACTTCGCCACTATTTAAATAATCTACTAATTGTTGTGCAACTTCATCCCTAACATCATCCCAAGCAACAATATCAAAACGCTCTAATGCTATAAAGTTACCAGATATATAAACAGTTTTTATAAAAGGTAAATAAAATAACTGTTGTGCTAGAGGCGAGTTTTTAGCTTCATCAATATTTTTATACTCGTAGCTATTATTTTTTGTTATAAAGTGATTTGTTTCAAACTTTAAAATAGCCGGATTTGTTGTTGTATATATAGTTATATTGTGCTCTTTCATCTTAAAAAAATAATTTTTACAAAAGTACAAACAAAATCACTCATAGCATACATAATAATATTGTGGTTGTAAACGTTTTAATATAAATTTAATACTTTTGGACTTTTAGCCCTTATTTATGAAAAACATATACTTAGCCTTGTTTTCTTTCTTGTTGCTTGGTGTTTCTAGTGTAACAGCACAAGAAGGAATACCGGTCTATTTTGATTATTTATCGGATAACTATTACTTAGTGCACCCGTCTATGGCAGGTATAGGTGAAGGAGGAAAAATTAGAGCAACTATTAGAAAACAATGGTTTGATGTAGAAGAAGCTCCTAACTTACAAACTATAAATGCACATTTTAGATTAAATGAGAAAAGTGGTGTTGGTGCAATTATCTTTAATGATGCTAACGGTTACCATTCACAAACAGGTGTAAAATTAACTTACGCACACCATTTGCGTTTTTCTAGAGATTTACGAAACTTAAATCAGCTTTCTTTT carries:
- a CDS encoding dodecin family protein gives rise to the protein MAILKVIEVLSNSDKSWEDATKKAVVQASKSVKNIKSVYVQDQSAIVNDGEVTEFRVNLKITFEVK
- a CDS encoding mechanosensitive ion channel family protein — translated: MDFLSDYEEYAEKFIGKFWEFLPDLIAAALILIVGLWVTKFINRMVAKFFSVKDYDPTLESFLQSFIKIALKVVLFVLVITQLGVQSSSLVAVIGAAGLAIGLALQGSLANFAGGVLILLFKPFKVGDFITAQGIDGTVKEISIFTTKLNTFGNQVAIIPNGELSNNNIVNYNIESTRRDKITVGIGYSSNIKLAKEILLQICSEKETILKDPAPEVYVAELADSSVNLSLRFWAKNEDFWEAHFYVMEELKLRFDDNNIEIPFPQRVMYQGQ
- a CDS encoding NifU family protein translates to MKEHNITIYTTTNPAILKFETNHFITKNNSYEYKNIDEAKNSPLAQQLFYLPFIKTVYISGNFIALERFDIVAWDDVRDEVAQQLVDYLNSGEVVVHEQEDPQSVPATVYAENTPNPAAMRFVANKLIVPTIFEFKNKEEAKDSDLATTLFQFPYVKEVFLDENYISVTKTDEADWNEITLELRESIQAFLTEGKEVVSANSISKQKQEAPATQLQDENLDDTSKQIIDILEEYVKPAVASDGGNIMFKSYDENTKKVNVILQGACSGCPSSTFTLKNGIENMLKNMMGDKIGEVVALNG